One window of Pieris rapae chromosome 14, ilPieRapa1.1, whole genome shotgun sequence genomic DNA carries:
- the LOC110999418 gene encoding uncharacterized protein CG3556 isoform X2, with amino-acid sequence MLPSVVLTLCLLLLVAPGKAQTDAPTTLTTKAPSTTTLPSSTVVWVTEPLNEGQAIQKALQYLLQHRQPDWGWANDTHHVMLTLQLANNTGKEIEQQGMEMQLSAKQMEIEILLMMSKHHESPPPLGRLAAYTLALGALCKDPRSFHGRDLVSALLHREPPHDLEFAYATLAACSSAAHVRRRHIRRLLDIANAAADHSLDTISMVILALRCVVQDHRHRSLLHFVRRPMAGLARQQHPDGSFGSLTTTALAIQALEDSDSGPGAHQHWSLPAARKWLLERQQADGGWGDVEKTAAAVAALTPASLAAVRPPHCSDKLLDSRHEPFENGGDGNLKVAYQSGHAGNESDARNVSFTYTLWLGTNVTENYTLYMVAPRNVSFYHVMQMAAEQDPKFKFEASEWPNGHYVHTLAGHKEEPMGYHYWLLYRLPEVPDPASPPGNQLVAPVGVDDLLVEDGEHYLFWYKKL; translated from the exons ATGTTGCCCAGTGTCGTGTTAACGTTATGTCTGCTACTTCTGGTTGCTCCTGGAAAGGCGCAAACTG ATGCACCAACGACGTTAACAACTAAAGCTCCAAGTACCACCACGCTACCATCAAGCACTGTAGTCTGGGTGACGGAACCGTTAAACGAGGGACAGGCTATCCAGAAGGCTCTGCAGTACCTCCTCCAACATCGACAACCTGATTGGGGTTGGGCCAACGACACCCACCATGTCATGCTCACTTTACAG TTGGCAAATAACACTGGAAAGGAAATAGAACAACAAGGCATGGAGATGCAGCTGTCAGCTAAGCAGATGGAAATCGAGATCTTACTTATGATGTCCAA GCACCATGAATCCCCACCTCCATTGGGACGTCTTGCTGCCTACACTTTGGCTCTGGGCGCGCTTTGCAAAGACCCTCGGTCGTTCCACGGCAGGGACCTGGTATCAGCGCTCCTTCATCGTGAACCACCCCATGACCTGGAGTTCGCGTATGCCACCCTCGCTGCCTGCTCCTCCGCAGCTCATGTCCGCCGTCGCCATATTCGTCGATTACTGGACATTGCAAATGCTGCTGCTGATCATAGCTTAG acacgATATCTATGGTAATACTGGCGCTTCGCTGTGTGGTTCAAGACCATAGACACCGTAGTCTATTGCACTTCGTCCGTCGCCCCATGGCCGGTCTTGCTCGTCAGCAACATCCCGACGGCAGCTTTGGATCACTCACCACTACAGCTCTCGCTATTCAA GCCCTCGAAGATTCAGACAGCGGTCCAGGCGCTCACCAGCATTGGAGTCTACCGGCAGCCCGGAAGTGGCTCCTGGAGCGTCAGCAAGCAGACGGAGGCTGGGGAGATGTGGAGAAGACCGCTGCAGCTGTTGCAGCACTGACACCTGCGTCTTTAGCTGCTGTTCGGCCACCGCACTGTAGTGATAAACTATTGGACAGCCGCCATGAACcttttg aGAATGGAGGAGATGGAAACCTGAAGGTGGCTTATCAGTCAGGGCACGCCGGCAACGAATCTGACGCTCGCAACGTCTCTTTCACATACACGCTGTGGTTAGGCACAAATGTCACTGAAAATTACACCCTGTACATGGTTGCTCCAag GAACGTATCATTCTACCACGTGATGCAAATGGCGGCCGAGCAAGACCCGAAATTCAAGTTCGAGGCCAGCGAATGGCCAAATGGTCACTACGTCCACACCCTGGCTGGTCACAAGGAGGAGCCAATGGGATATCACTACTGGCTTCTCTACCGTCTCCCAGAAGTGCCTGACCCAGCCAGCCCACCTGGAAACCAGCTCGTCGCCCCCGTTG GCGTTGACGATTTGCTGGTTGAAGACGGCgaacattatttattctggtataagaaattgtaa
- the LOC110999418 gene encoding uncharacterized protein CG3556 isoform X1, with protein MLPSVVLTLCLLLLVAPGKAQTETDAPTTLTTKAPSTTTLPSSTVVWVTEPLNEGQAIQKALQYLLQHRQPDWGWANDTHHVMLTLQLANNTGKEIEQQGMEMQLSAKQMEIEILLMMSKHHESPPPLGRLAAYTLALGALCKDPRSFHGRDLVSALLHREPPHDLEFAYATLAACSSAAHVRRRHIRRLLDIANAAADHSLDTISMVILALRCVVQDHRHRSLLHFVRRPMAGLARQQHPDGSFGSLTTTALAIQALEDSDSGPGAHQHWSLPAARKWLLERQQADGGWGDVEKTAAAVAALTPASLAAVRPPHCSDKLLDSRHEPFENGGDGNLKVAYQSGHAGNESDARNVSFTYTLWLGTNVTENYTLYMVAPRNVSFYHVMQMAAEQDPKFKFEASEWPNGHYVHTLAGHKEEPMGYHYWLLYRLPEVPDPASPPGNQLVAPVGVDDLLVEDGEHYLFWYKKL; from the exons ATGTTGCCCAGTGTCGTGTTAACGTTATGTCTGCTACTTCTGGTTGCTCCTGGAAAGGCGCAAACTG AAACAGATGCACCAACGACGTTAACAACTAAAGCTCCAAGTACCACCACGCTACCATCAAGCACTGTAGTCTGGGTGACGGAACCGTTAAACGAGGGACAGGCTATCCAGAAGGCTCTGCAGTACCTCCTCCAACATCGACAACCTGATTGGGGTTGGGCCAACGACACCCACCATGTCATGCTCACTTTACAG TTGGCAAATAACACTGGAAAGGAAATAGAACAACAAGGCATGGAGATGCAGCTGTCAGCTAAGCAGATGGAAATCGAGATCTTACTTATGATGTCCAA GCACCATGAATCCCCACCTCCATTGGGACGTCTTGCTGCCTACACTTTGGCTCTGGGCGCGCTTTGCAAAGACCCTCGGTCGTTCCACGGCAGGGACCTGGTATCAGCGCTCCTTCATCGTGAACCACCCCATGACCTGGAGTTCGCGTATGCCACCCTCGCTGCCTGCTCCTCCGCAGCTCATGTCCGCCGTCGCCATATTCGTCGATTACTGGACATTGCAAATGCTGCTGCTGATCATAGCTTAG acacgATATCTATGGTAATACTGGCGCTTCGCTGTGTGGTTCAAGACCATAGACACCGTAGTCTATTGCACTTCGTCCGTCGCCCCATGGCCGGTCTTGCTCGTCAGCAACATCCCGACGGCAGCTTTGGATCACTCACCACTACAGCTCTCGCTATTCAA GCCCTCGAAGATTCAGACAGCGGTCCAGGCGCTCACCAGCATTGGAGTCTACCGGCAGCCCGGAAGTGGCTCCTGGAGCGTCAGCAAGCAGACGGAGGCTGGGGAGATGTGGAGAAGACCGCTGCAGCTGTTGCAGCACTGACACCTGCGTCTTTAGCTGCTGTTCGGCCACCGCACTGTAGTGATAAACTATTGGACAGCCGCCATGAACcttttg aGAATGGAGGAGATGGAAACCTGAAGGTGGCTTATCAGTCAGGGCACGCCGGCAACGAATCTGACGCTCGCAACGTCTCTTTCACATACACGCTGTGGTTAGGCACAAATGTCACTGAAAATTACACCCTGTACATGGTTGCTCCAag GAACGTATCATTCTACCACGTGATGCAAATGGCGGCCGAGCAAGACCCGAAATTCAAGTTCGAGGCCAGCGAATGGCCAAATGGTCACTACGTCCACACCCTGGCTGGTCACAAGGAGGAGCCAATGGGATATCACTACTGGCTTCTCTACCGTCTCCCAGAAGTGCCTGACCCAGCCAGCCCACCTGGAAACCAGCTCGTCGCCCCCGTTG GCGTTGACGATTTGCTGGTTGAAGACGGCgaacattatttattctggtataagaaattgtaa